In Bactrocera oleae isolate idBacOlea1 chromosome 3, idBacOlea1, whole genome shotgun sequence, a genomic segment contains:
- the mtgo gene encoding fibronectin type-III domain-containing protein 3A isoform X6 encodes MNSVILTFKSNSLVELSKRCRSQQQQVQQSHAKQQQAQYAHLPSLASQHQLPQQHSFTHHVHHQTPSQPNGVAMSIQQQQHKQQPPQHSPSEISTSSLSASPPLIQQTSSAPQSAQLVQPVCAIHHPQQHQQQFALVAAMHQHLTAATGLGSLPPQHMHLSHGPKVQQPPTQSQAASLQIQAHTGTSQQPQTTQHSQQLLKEKNHDSGYIVNSGGGANQATGNNPGASSNESPTSGAGASTVSSGPTTTAAQRAPSTPGQLYIQYPADFYPAEYYITPHSHDSMCPQHAHHHQAMCALSTDYGPATVQMVSQNRPPSITVPVQVPQGQMMQQYVNENGTFAHVVLSPQYQQIHSGQGHMHAPFMQAGGSSQFYPTLPAGFAPNPGSGPAHFHTLTSGHVQTQQLSQHQKATTQPQQTGSQTLSHSPSPPNSYHKDERTQRQHTKLLRKLEKQREMTPPRCSDLNGYHNLSVNSANSSPVNGTNNHDHVIATSGVSPSDTANSNSSVKSSSDNGLGVVQSVLNINKSLVQLKQDTSPLRQPLKKNILHSQTTQRNGSIAPNVSPSGLSYGVKIASSKGDKGEFNSNIFADEEDTQALIIEQLSAIQKPNVINLTSRSAKIIWEGPIMTDSQIDTKNLRYNVLLSDRAKDGKYKSLYKGDSYDCIVQDLQPGQTYVVRVQVYYNKLQGTASEASEFMTPPCEPDQPTPPKLVMRTKNSLHLRWSNPPSNGSPIQHYLLEYDDGKSGLSLSTRASLQNIENEDHNFVEATKTKGKHYTLTKLLPSTVYYFRLAAVNDVGMSLYSTICSYCTSNNPPIAPKPPKLQSCSSTTIRLWWERRQQDGDYVLQILDPDSGHGFLNAYNGPDTSHECCELRRATYYQFRLRAENEAGSSPWSNEVTYQTAPEKPGKPGKPHLKGKIHGTHFRARWDPPTDMGGAEIIRYFLEITSGAKFERIYSGTDTESICDRLQPGTTYQLRASCEGPAGISPYSDVAHITSEALVPAAPSPPYYDSPPGPYAAVLRLDKPENNGGAPILELEVQMRHSVDDKYAIANKTNDYSIVYHGRDTFCVVKDLQPGWSYEVQVRAINRIGAGPWSSWFRFAAAAAPPNVPENLNVIIKSATHLLVNWEEPSNNGAPIQEYRLESLTVENESDLSLENSSQTSAYHTCYHGGQTSIDLRNLSPFTIYYFRVNASNAAGVSKWSTCINARTPAAVPAAPQIKDCEFTAKKVVLNWSKPECNGACITGYTIECADKSITIADANTTYTIQDLMPETTYKIRLQAINSIGGGPFSSYTKFTTLPSPPAPPSLECTGVGHNFIKLKWGDGKNVDFIKYYVEMFVQRAKEFQIVYSGTSCMCKVNKLQESTAYTFRVYASTDRAGIGEFSDEYIFSTTPTLPSNIKAPRVAMEGAAACLLTHGVGSASSFVPSGILPETPTSFIAGLGNLSLGVPLTLEWQNSKNSFNDPVEYVLQYAIGKDGDYRRIYRGPETKFTIENLEPGTMYQFRVYPIRVTKSGEDLVGQYTSAFRYQVPHLAALDDIDGNLLGNMGSVFGTGGRGINNSNNGSMNCHGHSHLAHHVHSLHTHHSHSHTHHNSRQSITSLHHRSVSASAASPNGFNGHSNTNINDSSNNSGSTILIGPNAIGLIPLGTSMTNELTTVEFAGCDDPLHHHHHHHQFLGGNVSPGSDSVGSAPTTTSFLAAASNNSLTNNALLVHGIGLSNHTQNGVLRRYMTKLTTIYTNRKRFTDQEKAVLFMVCFLFFTFIFATLVKALMR; translated from the exons CCATGCATCAACATTTAACAGCCGCGACTGGCCTCGGCTCTTTACCACCACAGCATATGCATCTGTCTCACGGTCCAAAGGTACAGCAACCACCAACACAGTCACAGGCTGCATCACTACAAATACAAGCTCATACGGGAACTTCTCAACAACCTCAAACTACTCAACATTCTCAGcaacttttgaaagaaaaaaatcatgATAGTGGATATATTGTTAATAGCGGGGGTGGAGCAAATCAAGCTACCGGAAACAACCCTGGGGCATCTTCCAACGAATCGCCCACCAGCGGTGCTGGCGCTTCCACTGTCAGTAGTGGCCCTACAACTACTGCTGCTCAACGTGCACCTTCCACGCCTGgtcaattatatatacaatatccTGCCGATTTCTATCCGGCAGAGTATTACATTACCCCGCATTCACACGACAGCATGTGTCCACAACACGCACATCATCATCAAGCGATGTGCGCATTGTCAACGGATTACG GTCCAGCAACAGTTCAAATGGTTTCTCAAAACCGCCCTCCATCGATAACAGTGCCGGTACAAGTACCGCAGGGACAAATGATGCAGCAATATGTTAACGAGAACGGAACTTTTGCACATGTTGTGCTTTCGCCCCAATATCAACAGATCCATTCCGGTCAAGGACATATGCATGCACCTTTC atgcAGGCTGGTGGATCTTCTCAATTCTACCCAACCCTTCCTGCGGGATTTGCTCCAAACCCAGGTAGTGGGCCAGCACATTTCCACACTCTGACAAGTGGGCACGTGCAAACGCAACAACTTTCTCAACATCAAAAAGCGACAACACAACCACAGCAAACAGGATCTCAAACTTTATCACATTCGCCTTCACCTCCTAATAGCTATCATAAAGACGAGCGTACCCAACGACAACACACAAAGTTACTAAGGAAACTTGAGAAACAACGGGAAATGA CACCTCCTCGTTGTAGCGACTTAAACGGGTATCATAATCTTTCAGTTAACTCTGCAAACAGTAGCCCTGTCAATGGAACAAATAATCACGATCACGTTATTGCAACTTCAGGGGTTTCGCCATCGGATACAGCTAATTCAAATTCTTCTGTAAAAAGTTCGAGTGACAATGGATTAGGAGTTGTTCAAAGTGTTCTTAATATCAATAAAAGTCTTGTCCAACTAAAACAGGATACATCTCCACTGCGgcaaccattaaaaaaaaacattttgcacTCTCAAACTACGCAACGAAATGGAAGCATAGCACCAAATGTATCCCCAAGTGGGCTAAGTTATGGTGTCAAAATAGCTAGTTCTAAAGGAGATAAAGGAGAGTTTAATTCAAATATCTTCGCAGATGAGGAGGACACTCAAGCTTTGATTATTGAGCAATTATCTGCTATACAAAAACCGAAT gtaATTAATTTAACTTCACGATCAGCAAAAATTATTTGGGAAGGGCCAATAATGACTGACTCACAAATTGATACTAAGAATCTACGTTATAATGTGTTGCTTAGTGATCGAGCTAAGGACGGAAAATACAAAAGTCTTTATAAAGGCGATTCATATGATTGCATAGTACAAGACCTTCAACCAGGTCAGACGTATGTAGTCCGAGTTCAG GTATACTATAACAAGTTGCAGGGTACAGCTTCTGAGGCATCCGAATTCATGACTCCACCATGTGAACCAGATCAGCCAACGCCACCTAAACTTGTAATGCGAACGAAGAATTCGTTGCATTTGCGTTGGTCGAACCCACCATCTAATGGTTCACCCATACAGCATTATTTATTGGAATATGACGACGGTAAATCCGGGTTATCTCTATCTACCCGCGCCTCACTCCAAAATATTGAGAATGAAGATCATAACTTTGTCGAAGCAACGAAAACTAAAGGCAAGCATTACACTCTTACTAAATTGCTGCCATCAACTGTATACTATTTTCGTCTGGCTGCCGTCAACGATGTGGGTATGTCATTATATTCCACTATTTGCTCATATTGTACCTCGAATAATCCGCCGATTGCACCGAAGCCTCCGAAACTCCAAAGCTGCAGTTCTACAACTATTCGTCTTTGGTGGGAACGACGCCAACAGGATGGTGATTACGTCTTGCAAATACTTGATCCCGATTCAGGTCATGGTTTCCTAAACGCTTACAATGGTCCAGATACGAGTCATGAATGTTGCGAACTGCGACGAGCTACATATTATCAGTTCCGGTTACGTGCAGAAAATGAAGCGGGTAGCTCTCCATGGTCCAATGAGGTTACCTACCAAACAGCTCCTGAAAAACCAGGTAAACCAGGTAAACCACATCTGAAAGGAAAAATACATGGAACACATTTTCGAGCTCGATGGGATCCACCCACAGATATGGGAGGCGCCGAAATAATTCGATATTTTCTCGAAATCACATCTGGTGCTAAGTTTGAACGTATTTATAGTGGTACTGATACCGAGAGCATATGTGATCGACTTCAACCAGGTACAACGTATCAGTTGCGTGCGTCCTGTGAAGGCCCTGCAGGCATTAGTCCGTATTCTGATGTGGCCCATATTACATCAGAAGCTTTAGTACCTGCGGCGCCTTCGCCACCTTATTATGACAGTCCGCCAGGTCCGTATGCGGCGGTTTTAAGACTGGATAAACCAGAAAATAATGGTGGTGCTCCCATTTTAGAACTTGAAGTACAGATGCGTCATTCTGTAGATGATAAATACGCtattgcaaataaaacaaatgatTATTCAATTGTTTACCATGGACGAGATACATTTTGTGTGGTAAAAGATCTACAACCTGGTTGGTCTTACGAGGTACAGGTTCGTGCAATTAATCGCATTGGTGCTGGACCTTGGTCATCATGGTTTCGCTTCGCGGCAGCTGCGGCACCTCCGAACGTACCCGAAAATCTAAATGTTATAATCAAGTCGGCGACGCATTTGCTAGTAAATTGGGAAGAGCCTAGTAACAATGGTGCACCGATTCAGGAATACCGCTTAGAAAGCTTAACTGTTGAAAATGAATCCGATCTTAGTTTAGAAAATTCATCACAAACATCAGCATACCACACCTGTTACCATGGTGGGCAAACTAGTATCGATTTGCGAAATTTATCACCTTTTACTATATATTACTTTCGCGTGAATGCCAGTAATGCGGCTGGAGTGAGTAAGTGGTCAACATGCATAAACGCGCGTACACCAGCGGCAGTACCTGCTGCGCCACAAATCAAAGACTGTGAATTTACTGCAAAAAAAGTAGTATTAAATTGGTCGAAACCTGAATGTAATGGTGCTTGCATCACTGGATATACCATTGAATGTGCAGATAAATCAATTACCATTGCGGATGCAAATACCACATATACAATCCAAGATTTAATGCCCGAAACTACTTACAAAATTCGCTTGCAGGCTATTAATAGCATTGGTGGCGGACCCTTTTCTTCTTACACTAAATTTACAACATTACCTTCACCCCCGGCGCCACCATCACTTGAGTGTACAGGAGTAGGTcataactttataaaattaaaatggggTGATGGTAAAAACGTTGATTTTATCAAATACTATGTAGAAATGTTTGTTCAACGTGCAAAAGAGTTCCAGATAGTTTACTCGGGAACAAGTTGCATGTGTAAGGTGAATAAGTTGCAGGAGAGTACTGCCTACACCTTCCGCGTATATGCAAGTACTGATCGCGCCGGAATCGGAGAATTTTCAGACGAATATATTTTCAGTACGACTCCTACATTGCCGAGCAACATTAAAGCTCCAAGGGTTGCCATGGAAGGAGCAGCTGCCTGTTTGCTAACACACGGTGTCGGCAGTGCAAGTAGTTTCGTTCCATCCGGGATTCTTCCTGAAACACCTACAAGTTTTATTGCCGGCCTAGGAAACCTCTCTTTAGGTGTACCACTTACTCTAGAATggcaaaattctaaaaattctttcaatgaTCCTGTGGAATACGTACTACAGTATGCAATTGGTAAGGATGGTGACTACAGACGG aTTTACAGAGGTCCAGAAACTAAGTTTACAATTGAAAATCTTGAGCCGGGAACCATGTATCAATTTCGAGTTTATCCTATTCGTGTTACTAAATCTGGTGAAGATTTAGTTGGCCAATATACTTCCGCATTCCGATACCAAGTTCCACATCTTGCAGCACTGGACGATATCGATGGAAATTTATTAGGAAATATGGGCAGCGTTTTTGGAACAGGCGGTAGAGGGataaataacagcaacaacggtTCCATGAATTGCCATGGCCATTCACACTTGGCACATCATGTTCACAGCTTGCATACACATCACTCTCACAGCCATACGCACCACAATAGTAGACAATCAATTACCAGTCTTCATCATCGTTCAGTAAGTGCGTCTGCTGCAAGCCCAAACGGTTTTAATGGCCATAGCAACACCAATATTAACGATAGTAGTAACAATAGTGGTAGCACTATACTAATTGGACCTAATGCCATTGGCTTAATACCTTTGGGTACATCAATGACAAATGAATTGACTACAGTGGAATTTGCTGGTTGTGACGATCCActacatcatcatcatcatcatcatcaatttCTTGGTGGAAATGTAAGTCCAGGATCAGATTCCGTAGGATCTGCACCAACTACGACATCGTTTTTAGCTGCTGCTTCAAATAATTCGCTAACAAATAATGCACTATTAGTACATGGTATCGGTTTATCCAATCATACTCAAAATGGTGTATTACGCCGATATATGACCAAATTAACTACGATATATACGAACCGGAAACGTTTCACCGATCAGGAAAAGGCAGTTTTATTTAtggtttgctttttgttttttacatttatatttgcaaCCTTAGTTAAAGCACTAATGCGAtaa